Below is a genomic region from Corallococcus macrosporus.
TCGTAAGGAGAGACGCCCACCATGGCCATGGGAAAGACGCCCGGCTCCGGCGATGACGAGCTGGAGGGCGCGGGCTTCGCGGAGATCAACATCACGCCGCTGACGGACGTGATGCTCGTGCTGCTCATCATCTTCATGGTGACCAG
It encodes:
- a CDS encoding biopolymer transporter ExbD, with amino-acid sequence MAMGKTPGSGDDELEGAGFAEINITPLTDVMLVLLIIFMVT